TATTGCTTGAAAAACATTCATTGAACCAGCTCTTCTTACTGCTGCTACTGCCACCCCAACTTTCCTTCTAAACATGTGATCATTGCCCTTAGCAACAAATCCTGCCCTATCGATCAATGCTTTTGTTTCGGCATTTAGGGTAGCAAAATATGTCGGAGATCCAATTATTATACCATCAGATTCAAGCATTTTTTCAATGCAATCATTTACTATATCATCATCCATAACACAACGTTTATCCAGATTTTCTCTACACTTACCGCATGCTTTGCAACCTTTAATCTCTTTACCCGCAAGGCTTACTAATTCACACTCAATCCCTGCTTTTTCAAGGGGCTCAAAAACCTTTTTGATAAGCGCTGCAGTATTGCTGTTTTTCCTTGGACTACCATTAAAAGCTGTCACTTTCATTTTTTATTCCTCCCTTGTTACAATAGAATTAATTTAAACACGCAAAAATTAAACTTTGCACTATTCATAGCACTATTCATAGTACACCTTTACTATTACTGTATAAGCTCGTCCATCTATAGATTTTACCATAATAATTTAAAATTTGCGAAGAAATAAAATAGACTGCCATAGAGCTATTAAAAACTCTTATGACAGCCTCAATTTTAGGTTCTATTATGTTAGGTTCTATTATGTTTATTTATATCTACTTGTTTTCTTTTAATCCACGAATGCTTTTTAGCTTTTTAAGGTTTGATTCCATGTCTTTATAATCTTTAAGCATTGCTTCTCCACTATAACCCTTTTTAACTAAACTCTTTAAAATACCTTCGTAAGAAGTATCTTGATTTTTGAGTTTTAAATTTATATCCTGAAAAAAATATTTTGGAGCAGCCATATATCGCACCTGGTTACTAAAATATGCACAAATCTAAACATTGTGCCCTAAAACCACCGCCGCCGAACCAAGAAAAGGCGACTTACCGCAGAGATTTTCACTCGGTTTCACCAGTATAGGGTCATCTACCTAAAGTAGAAGACAGACCGGCGACTCCCTGTTAGGGACGGCAGATGCGATAGGCCTTTCCTTCCCATGGTATTAACCTATCGCAGTAAAAGAATTTTAGTAACTCAGGGGTTTCACCTCCTGCCTTTTTAGTTTATGATCGCTCAAATTAAATTCCAAAAATTTATTTGCCATGTTCCACAATGTCCAGTGATGATAATTTTTAAAGTTATCTATCTTTTGGATAATATCTTTTAAATATTTTATCTTGTTGGATTCTTCCTTTGATCCAATAAGATTTTGTAAATATGGTTTTAGTTCTTGTAATTTTTGAATTAGCTCCACTGGGAGCTTTTCTCTGTAGCCAAGACCCCTGCGGCCAATTACCAAGGCTGCAGCCTGGTGAACTGAGAGGCTGTATTTTTTAGAGTATTTAAATCTGCCAATAATCGAGCTGTAAGCAGGGTTTATTTGTTTTATTTCGAACCCGTTTCTAAGTCCCCTTCTTGTTATCCCTTGTAGGAGTTTTTTCCTGGTAAAATTATGAGTCAGACGGTTATATCTTTTGTTTGTGTCGTGATCATTTCTAAAGTTTAGTTTTTCAGTTACTATGGCTCCTACGTTTTCGTGGAGTAGATAGTCTATTATGTCTTTCGAGTGCTCTCCTGCTATGTTTTCTCGTTTGTTGGATGAGACATACTCCATCTCGTGGCAGTAAAATACCCTGGATTTTATGAAGTTACCCTGTTTTGTCATAATGGTAACGGCTGTACGGTCAATATTTACGTCTATCCCGGCTATGAGCTGAACATTAATTGGTTGTTTTGGTTTTAACCATGACCCTGGTACTTCTTCTTCGTAAGTTAGATAAACGTAGTATTCTCCATCTTTTCGCTTGATTTCTATGCTGTAGGGATGATAATTGCCTTTGGAGTCAGGATAGGTAGCGTCTAAGATTTCATCAAAATATTTGTCTGGTATTTCTAGTTCAGCTTTGATACGCGGACTTCTATTGTTTGGTTTTATGTTTAGAGAGTCTGCTATTTCAAGGTAGAATCTATCGTTTTGTTCAGTTATTCTTGTGTTTAGGTTACCTTTTTTAGTTTTGTCACCCCTGGAGTAGAGCTGGTTAGTTCGAAGGTCTTTCCATTCCTGGTTTGTTATATGGCCTTTTGTTCTTGCACGAAAGTTTTTCTTGCCACCAAAAATGGCTGGTGGGATAGTGTGATTATCTATATGATTTTGAAGTTCTGTTTGTTTTTGTTCTAGTTTTTTTACTCTAAACCCTAGTCCTTCTAGGCAGGTTTTTAAGTCAACTTTTTGGGGTGTTTTTTTGCCGGTTTTGTAAGTTTCGATTTTACGGCGGGTTTTTATTAACTTGGCTTTGGTTTCTTCTAGATACAGAGCCAAAAGCTCTTTTTGGCTGTCTATGATAGTTTTTGCCTGAAGGGTAGCATCTTCTGAGTAGCGTTTGTTTAGGCGAAAAACCCGCTGAAGTAATTTGTTTGTCTCGTTTTGATCTAGGCCATTTATTAACCTGTTATAGCTGTAGCGTTTTGCTGCACAGAATTCCCTCATTAAATTATCTAACCGAACCTTGAACTGCGGGGAAATGTTTTTAAGTTTGAGCATCCTGGTGGTTTTCATATTTTGTAGCCTCCAATTTTATTATGGCGGTTAGTGTTTGCGAACTAATGTTCTATATATATTATACTGTTTTTACCCAGGATAATCAACTTAAATTCAGAAAAAAATACAGATTTTCTTAGTTTTTTCTAAAAATGTGCAGAAATTTTTAAGCTGTTTTCAACCTCCTTTATTGTCTATATAGCAATTATAGCATTCTAATCTACAAAAATATATAAATTGGCAATATTTAAGAATAGGAAAATCTTTATGAATAGGTAAATGTTTATGAATTGTTTGACTAATGTGAAATTGTAGACACTTAAAAAATAAAAAAGGGATTGCCATATAAATCAAATCAGGCAATCCCTCTTACAAAAGCTCTTTATAACATTCAGACACCGTCTTAATAAAGTTATCCAGGCCTATATCTTCTAAAGTTGCTTTAACAAACTTTCTGTTATGTTCGGCAATATTAACCGGATCAAAATAAACTATATCATCACAGTTTTTTTCATCATTTAGGATTATATAATAAAATTTACTGTCTGAAGTTACATAAGTATCAGTTATATATTCATATTTTTCAGTTCCTTCTGCATACAAATCTGGCAAATGACCTATCGATTGTCTTTTTATCTTCCTGATGCGTTTCAAATTAGGAGGTAATTTAAGATTTTTGCCTTTTTTCAACCTATACAAATACATTATTGTATTTTGCTGGTTTATAAGTGCCTGCAAAAACCCGTAATAATATAATAAAAAATACCCTTGATTTTCTGTAGATATACTGTCATTTAACTCAGATATAAATTGCTTTATAGCAACATTCGCATTTTCTAAAATCTGAAATGCAGCAAGCTCGGCGTTTTGTTCTTCTTTTTTCTCTTCGAAATGTTCTAATTGCTTGGAATTATCTTTATTAATTCCCATTTCTTTTTTTACTTTATTATCAAGTTCTTTAATATTATCAAGTTCTTCAATACTATCTAGCTCTTCATTTGTATTATTTTTCTCTTCAAGTTCTCTAAATTCCATCACCCTTTTTCACCTCGAAATAAAGGCCAATTAATTTTCAATTTCTTTATATATCTTCAAATTATTTATATATCTTAATTATAATTTTGTCAAACAAAAAAATAATAGGCTCCTACATATTTAAAGCAGGAACCTATCATTTTTTTATTACATGCCGTATTTGATACTATACTTCTTGCTTAGCATCTTCAATTATTTTATCCCTGACATCTCCTGGCACTTGCTCATAATGACTAAACTTCGTTTTGAAACTTCCTCTGCCTTGAGTCATTGAACGTAAGTCTATTGCGTATTTTAGCATTTCTGCCTGGGGTACATAGGCTTTAATTAACTGATCATCTCCGTCCGGATCCATTCCCTGAATTTTGCCTCTCTTACTATTTAGATCACCCATAACATCACCCATATATTTTTCTGGTACTCTAACCTCAACATCCAAAATGGGCTCAAGCAAAATAGGTTCTGCTTTTTCCATTCCCTTTTTAAATGCATTTATACCTGCAACTTTAAATGCCATTTCCGAGGAATCTACACTATGATGCGAACCATCATAAAGGTTAGCTTTTATATCTACAACGGGGTAGCCAGCTAAAACTCCAGTTTCCATAGCTTCTAAGATCCCTTTTTCCACCGCAGGAATATATTGTTTGGGGATTACTCCTCCCACAATATTGTTCTCAAATTCAAATTGTTGTCCTTCAGGAAGAGGAGAAAATTCAATATAAACATGGCCGTATTGACCTTTACCACCCGACTGCTTCTTATATTTTTCTTCAGAATTCACAGTTTTAGTAATAGTTTCTCGGTATGGTACTTTAGGCTCTACAAGATCCACATCTACACCATATTTTTTAGCCATTCTGCTAACGACTATCTCTAGCTGGAGTTCTCCCATGCCGGATATTAAGGTTTCTTTTGTCTCTTTATTTGTTTCTCTTTTTAATATTGGATCTTCTTCCAAAAACTTCGAAAGGGCAGTTCCTACTTTTTCATCGTCTCCTTTATCTTGAGTTACAACTGAAAAGGATATAATTGGTTCAGGAAAATCTACTTCGGGCAAGACGATAGGCTTATCCGGGCTAGATAGTGTATCACCAGTAGAAGTCTTTTGAAGTTTACTAACTGCTGCTATATCTCCAACTGTAACCTTATTTACTGCTATCTGCTCCTTACCTTTAAGGTAATATAACTTTCCAACTCTTTCGCTAGACTTATCATTTGAATTATAAACTTCTTTGTCATCAGATAGTTCACCAGAGTAAACCCTAAAGTAATTCAACCTTCCCACGTAAGGGTCGGCAATGGTCTTGAAAACAAAAGCGCTAAACGGCTCATCATTTGAAGTTTTCAGTTCTATCTCTTCCTCTGTATTTGGATCGCTACCTTTTATACTTTCTTTCTCTAATGGATTTGGTATATAATAAGTTAAGCAGTCAAGAAGCTGGTTTACTCCAATATTTTGAGTAGCCGATCCACTGAGGACAGGTACAAGCCCTCCTTCTTTAGTATATTGCTTAACACCTGTTATTATTTCATCCTCGGTCAAAGGCTCACCTTCAAGATATTTTTCTAGCATTTCATCATTGCACTCAGCTATTTCTTCCATCAATATTTCCCGGTAGTTCTCTGCTTCATCCTGAAACTCAGAAGGTATATCTTCTTCAGATACTTCCCGCCCGTCACCTTTTGGGTAAACAGCTTTCATTGTAACTAAGTTTATTACTCCTTTAAATGAATCTTCTTGACCCATTGGAATTGTTACCGGTACTACCTGATCACCAAAATGATCACGTAGTTGTTCCAATGTTTGTTCAAAGTTTGCATTTTCTCTTTCCATTTTATTTACAAACAAAATACGTGGCAAACCGTAATCATCAGCGTATTGCCAGACCTGTTCTGTACCCACTTCAACACCGGAAGATGCGCTAACCACAATCAATGCACCATCAACTACTCTAAGCGCACTCTTCACATCCCCTATAAAATCAAAATATCCCGGAGTGTCAACGAGATTTATTTTACAGTTCTTCCATTCACATGGAGCTACAGAAGTATTAATTGTAATACCTCTTTCCATTTCTTCCTTATCATAGTCTGTAGTACTCGTTCCTTCGTCAACTTTCCCTAGTCTTTCATTAACCCCTGAGGTGTATAACATAGCCTCAGCTAGAGAAGTTTTACCAGCTCCACTGTGGGAACATATTCCTACGTTTCGTAGTTGATCAGGGTTAAAATTTTTCATAAATGTACCTCCTTTGCAATAATTAAGTGTTATGGGTATTTATAATAAATTAGCTTAATAATCTTCTCTTATGATTATATAATTTAATTATTCTCGCAATTTTTTATAAATTCCTCCTTAAGATCAATTAATTTTCTGAAAAATAACTTCTTCATTTCTGACTATATGTATATTTTTTCCTTGATTTTTTATATTAATCCAAAAAAAAGCGGCAATGCTTTATATAGCTTTGATATTCATATTAAATTGAATGTATGATAAAATACCAATATTAGTTAAGAATAAAATGTGCTAGCTAAGGAGGCAGTAATTTATGTATGAAAAACTCAAAGATAATATTTACAAAATAGAAGTACCTCTCCCAAACAACCCACTAAAGGCAACTAATTCTTATTTTATCAAGGGAAAAGATAGAAACCTTTTAATAGATACAGGTATGAATCGTAAAGAATGTCTCGACGCTCTAAATAAAGCTATTCATTCTTTAAAGGTTGATCCAAAAAGCATTGATGTTTTTGTCACTCATTTGCATGCTGATCATATAGGTCTTGCATATCATTTTGCAAAAGATGATTCTCGTATTTTTTTCAATTATCCAGACTCTGAAATAGTAAGCGATCACACATATTGGAAAAGAGCGTTAAAGAGGGCATTAGAAAATGGGTTTCCAGAGAAAGAAATTGAGGAAGCTATAACTAAACACCCGGGGAACAAATACAGCCCAGAAAAATCAGACGGCTTTACATTTGTAAAAGAAGATCAAATAATCGAGGTTGGAAACTATAAGCTAAAGTGCATAGAAACACCCGGTCACACACCGGGTAACACCTGTCTTTATGAGCCAAATGAGCAAATTTTTTTCTCAGGCGATCATGTACTTTGGGATATCACCCCTAATATTTCAGGCTTTTTGGAAAAATTAAATAATCCCTTAAAAAAATATTTAGAAAGCCTGAACAAAATAAAAGAACTAGAAGTATCCCTTGTTCTTCCCGGACATCGAAGTACTTTTGAAAATTTAGAACTTAGAGTAGAACAATTAAAAGATCATCACTACAAAAGAATAGATGAAATAAGATCAATTCTTAAAAAGTCAGAACACCAAACTCCTTATCAAATAGCATCTAAAATGACTTGGGATTTAGATTGCAAATCCTGGAAGGAGTTTCCCTTAATGCAAAAATGGTTTGCCACAGGTGAAGCCCTTGCTCATCTAGACTACATGCATGAAGAAGGTATATTAAAAAAAGAAAAAATTCCTGAAGAAAAACACAGTAATGAATCGGTTTTTAAAAATTACTACTCTCTATAGATTGCATAATCTACTCTGTCTCTCCCATCTTGCTTTGCTTTATACAATGCCTGATCCGCTAACTCAATAAACTTATCAAGTCTTAGTTCTTTTTTATTGTTATTTCCCCAT
The Natranaerofaba carboxydovora genome window above contains:
- a CDS encoding flavodoxin family protein, which codes for MKVTAFNGSPRKNSNTAALIKKVFEPLEKAGIECELVSLAGKEIKGCKACGKCRENLDKRCVMDDDIVNDCIEKMLESDGIIIGSPTYFATLNAETKALIDRAGFVAKGNDHMFRRKVGVAVAAVRRAGSMNVFQAINNFYLINEMIIPGSIYWNMGMGKGEGEVDNDEEGMKIMEILGENTAWLLNKIKE
- a CDS encoding IS200/IS605 family accessory protein TnpB-related protein, with product MKTTRMLKLKNISPQFKVRLDNLMREFCAAKRYSYNRLINGLDQNETNKLLQRVFRLNKRYSEDATLQAKTIIDSQKELLALYLEETKAKLIKTRRKIETYKTGKKTPQKVDLKTCLEGLGFRVKKLEQKQTELQNHIDNHTIPPAIFGGKKNFRARTKGHITNQEWKDLRTNQLYSRGDKTKKGNLNTRITEQNDRFYLEIADSLNIKPNNRSPRIKAELEIPDKYFDEILDATYPDSKGNYHPYSIEIKRKDGEYYVYLTYEEEVPGSWLKPKQPINVQLIAGIDVNIDRTAVTIMTKQGNFIKSRVFYCHEMEYVSSNKRENIAGEHSKDIIDYLLHENVGAIVTEKLNFRNDHDTNKRYNRLTHNFTRKKLLQGITRRGLRNGFEIKQINPAYSSIIGRFKYSKKYSLSVHQAAALVIGRRGLGYREKLPVELIQKLQELKPYLQNLIGSKEESNKIKYLKDIIQKIDNFKNYHHWTLWNMANKFLEFNLSDHKLKRQEVKPLSY
- the fusA gene encoding elongation factor G — its product is MKNFNPDQLRNVGICSHSGAGKTSLAEAMLYTSGVNERLGKVDEGTSTTDYDKEEMERGITINTSVAPCEWKNCKINLVDTPGYFDFIGDVKSALRVVDGALIVVSASSGVEVGTEQVWQYADDYGLPRILFVNKMERENANFEQTLEQLRDHFGDQVVPVTIPMGQEDSFKGVINLVTMKAVYPKGDGREVSEEDIPSEFQDEAENYREILMEEIAECNDEMLEKYLEGEPLTEDEIITGVKQYTKEGGLVPVLSGSATQNIGVNQLLDCLTYYIPNPLEKESIKGSDPNTEEEIELKTSNDEPFSAFVFKTIADPYVGRLNYFRVYSGELSDDKEVYNSNDKSSERVGKLYYLKGKEQIAVNKVTVGDIAAVSKLQKTSTGDTLSSPDKPIVLPEVDFPEPIISFSVVTQDKGDDEKVGTALSKFLEEDPILKRETNKETKETLISGMGELQLEIVVSRMAKKYGVDVDLVEPKVPYRETITKTVNSEEKYKKQSGGKGQYGHVYIEFSPLPEGQQFEFENNIVGGVIPKQYIPAVEKGILEAMETGVLAGYPVVDIKANLYDGSHHSVDSSEMAFKVAGINAFKKGMEKAEPILLEPILDVEVRVPEKYMGDVMGDLNSKRGKIQGMDPDGDDQLIKAYVPQAEMLKYAIDLRSMTQGRGSFKTKFSHYEQVPGDVRDKIIEDAKQEV
- a CDS encoding MBL fold metallo-hydrolase, producing the protein MYEKLKDNIYKIEVPLPNNPLKATNSYFIKGKDRNLLIDTGMNRKECLDALNKAIHSLKVDPKSIDVFVTHLHADHIGLAYHFAKDDSRIFFNYPDSEIVSDHTYWKRALKRALENGFPEKEIEEAITKHPGNKYSPEKSDGFTFVKEDQIIEVGNYKLKCIETPGHTPGNTCLYEPNEQIFFSGDHVLWDITPNISGFLEKLNNPLKKYLESLNKIKELEVSLVLPGHRSTFENLELRVEQLKDHHYKRIDEIRSILKKSEHQTPYQIASKMTWDLDCKSWKEFPLMQKWFATGEALAHLDYMHEEGILKKEKIPEEKHSNESVFKNYYSL